The Fibrobacter sp. UWB2 genome window below encodes:
- a CDS encoding GGDEF domain-containing protein: protein MLLRNGKKILRLLIAVLAAVVVVLFVVSFNGMCRHGSCNNVIALNDGWSISFGGIHLPPMEHVSDFRVPSNIQPGDTIIYERDMRNDSIPLPTTLRFHAYHVAVAVYVDSVCYYRYGFERFKEGKLVGSGIHLVNMPEFLDDHVIRVVTIVTEKAAAKSVAQIELLRSNSMTDYFSQNSDSITIGIFLMFFGMIAFITGCCAVGFDRAYYRLVLIGLFAGLMGLWTLNYAKGIQIVSTNYALDTTLEYVSLYLAAIPFGLLIINMRAGKISTWKLNVLKVIVGFGVLFFLVTTILHVTDIAHYPTFLLIYHSYIFVSFLFMVFFKVLYDRGAGLQEKILASGTVVFVLFGIADLFRYNVQNLFGMEKSFLDATCLPVGTLLFILFLMVGYLVYMYEELMDKTEKEVLRQIAYRDALTGIYNRAKCEHIFEVLNRDDSDYAIVSIDVNGLKYVNDHFGHSTGDKLLCAFADVFKNAFNGIGTTIRMGGDEFVAIVRAEHLSDLNTALKTMVLLEKEAKLPIALNVAYGYSVRRRGDAVTAMDVYRMADANMYAMKLASKQQRMA, encoded by the coding sequence ATGTTGTTGAGGAATGGAAAGAAAATACTTAGACTTCTCATTGCAGTGCTTGCCGCTGTAGTGGTTGTTCTATTTGTTGTCAGTTTTAACGGCATGTGCCGTCATGGTTCGTGCAACAATGTCATCGCGCTTAACGATGGCTGGTCCATTTCTTTTGGCGGCATTCATCTTCCGCCGATGGAACATGTCTCTGATTTCCGAGTTCCCTCAAATATTCAGCCCGGCGATACGATTATCTACGAGCGCGACATGCGAAACGATTCGATTCCCTTGCCGACAACGCTCCGATTCCATGCGTATCACGTTGCAGTAGCTGTCTATGTTGACAGTGTTTGCTATTACCGTTATGGTTTTGAACGCTTTAAAGAGGGAAAACTGGTCGGTAGCGGCATCCATCTCGTGAATATGCCGGAATTTCTTGACGACCATGTCATTCGCGTGGTGACGATTGTGACCGAAAAAGCGGCCGCAAAATCTGTGGCGCAGATTGAACTTTTGCGTTCAAATAGCATGACAGACTATTTTTCGCAAAATTCCGATTCTATCACCATTGGCATATTCCTGATGTTCTTTGGGATGATAGCCTTTATTACAGGCTGCTGTGCCGTCGGCTTTGACAGGGCTTATTACCGCCTTGTTCTGATTGGCTTGTTTGCTGGTTTGATGGGACTTTGGACGCTGAATTACGCGAAGGGTATCCAGATTGTTTCCACGAACTATGCGCTGGATACGACGCTGGAATACGTTTCGCTTTACCTCGCTGCGATTCCGTTTGGGCTTTTGATTATCAATATGCGTGCGGGCAAGATTTCGACCTGGAAGTTGAACGTGCTGAAAGTCATTGTCGGCTTTGGTGTGCTGTTCTTCTTGGTAACGACGATTTTGCATGTGACCGATATTGCGCATTACCCGACGTTCTTGCTCATTTACCATAGCTATATCTTTGTTTCGTTCCTGTTCATGGTATTCTTCAAGGTCCTTTATGACCGCGGTGCCGGATTGCAAGAGAAAATTCTTGCGTCGGGAACGGTGGTGTTTGTGCTGTTTGGCATTGCCGATTTGTTCCGCTATAATGTGCAGAACTTGTTTGGCATGGAAAAATCCTTCTTGGATGCGACTTGCCTCCCGGTCGGTACGCTCCTGTTCATCTTGTTCTTGATGGTGGGCTATCTTGTCTACATGTACGAGGAACTCATGGACAAGACTGAAAAGGAAGTGCTCCGCCAGATTGCTTATCGCGATGCCTTGACTGGCATTTATAACCGTGCAAAGTGCGAACACATTTTTGAAGTGCTCAACCGCGATGATAGCGACTATGCTATTGTGAGTATCGACGTGAACGGCCTCAAGTATGTGAATGACCACTTTGGACATTCTACAGGCGATAAGCTTTTGTGCGCCTTCGCCGACGTGTTCAAGAACGCGTTTAACGGCATCGGGACTACAATCCGCATGGGCGGTGACGAGTTTGTGGCGATTGTTCGTGCAGAACATCTTTCTGATTTGAATACGGCGTTAAAGACAATGGTGCTCTTGGAAAAAGAGGCCAAGTTGCCGATTGCATTGAACGTCGCTTACGGTTACTCCGTGCGCCGTCGCGGTGATGCCGTGACTGCAATGGACGTTTATCGCATGGCCGATGCAAACATGTACGCCATGAAGCTCGCCTCTAAGCAACAGCGAATGGCATAA
- a CDS encoding 23S rRNA (pseudouridine(1915)-N(3))-methyltransferase RlmH: MKWVLAVFGKAGSPFIADEVEKYVKRLRGSAMPLEVVELKESKIDDHAQALAQEAALFEKKFPRNEYRRVILSEEGKLMTTVKLADTLQARFTGNIVFLIGSAYGIDENLKKSADLLLSLSPLTFTHDHARIITVEQLYRVQMVMQNHPYHHR; the protein is encoded by the coding sequence ATGAAGTGGGTGTTGGCGGTGTTTGGTAAGGCTGGTTCCCCGTTCATTGCGGACGAGGTGGAAAAGTATGTGAAGCGTTTGCGCGGTTCCGCGATGCCACTGGAAGTGGTGGAGCTCAAGGAATCGAAAATTGACGACCACGCCCAGGCGCTTGCCCAAGAAGCTGCCCTTTTCGAAAAAAAATTCCCGCGTAACGAGTACCGCCGAGTGATCCTCTCCGAAGAGGGCAAGCTCATGACGACGGTGAAGCTTGCCGATACGTTACAGGCCCGCTTTACGGGAAATATTGTGTTTTTGATTGGCTCTGCGTACGGTATCGACGAGAACTTGAAAAAGTCCGCCGACTTGCTCTTGAGCCTTTCTCCATTGACTTTTACCCACGACCACGCCAGGATTATTACGGTGGAACAGCTCTACCGCGTCCAGATGGTCATGCAAAACCACCCATATCATCACCGATGA
- a CDS encoding alpha/beta hydrolase, giving the protein MKFAKIFVPCLLLALVAIVSLVSVYKRPVKEYQIESMHVYEMAAADETKPVILYLHGGAYRQGITPSHWKILSEISKATGCGFVMPDYPLLPEHTALEAHALVLKLYSELLKRFPASKIIIMGDSAGGGFSLALAEEIQEQSLPSPMHLILISPWVDITGGDESIAEYDNWLHIDELHQFGLSWANGMDAHDPMVSPLYGNMQGLPPTDIFVGTWEVFYPDIVNCGEKMKAAGVSVTLHVGEELGHVYPLYPAPEGEEARQTIADIVKSSTERTTALSLTSLMQ; this is encoded by the coding sequence ATGAAATTTGCAAAGATATTCGTGCCCTGTTTGTTGCTCGCGCTCGTAGCAATAGTCTCATTGGTGAGCGTCTACAAGCGCCCCGTAAAAGAATACCAAATCGAGAGCATGCACGTTTACGAGATGGCGGCCGCAGACGAAACCAAGCCCGTCATTCTCTACCTCCACGGCGGAGCCTACAGGCAAGGCATTACGCCATCCCACTGGAAAATTCTTTCTGAAATATCAAAGGCAACAGGTTGCGGTTTTGTCATGCCGGACTACCCCCTTTTGCCGGAACATACGGCGCTCGAAGCCCATGCACTCGTATTAAAGCTCTACAGCGAACTCTTGAAACGCTTCCCCGCAAGCAAAATCATCATCATGGGAGACAGTGCCGGTGGCGGTTTTTCACTTGCGCTCGCTGAAGAAATCCAAGAGCAGTCGCTCCCCTCGCCCATGCACCTCATCTTAATTTCACCCTGGGTCGACATCACGGGTGGCGACGAATCCATTGCAGAATACGACAACTGGCTTCATATTGACGAACTGCATCAATTTGGTCTTTCTTGGGCTAACGGCATGGATGCGCATGACCCGATGGTTTCGCCACTCTACGGCAACATGCAGGGGCTCCCGCCCACCGACATTTTCGTCGGCACTTGGGAAGTTTTCTACCCCGACATCGTCAATTGCGGTGAAAAAATGAAGGCGGCAGGCGTATCCGTCACGCTCCACGTCGGCGAAGAACTGGGACACGTGTACCCCCTCTACCCCGCCCCCGAAGGCGAAGAAGCCCGCCAGACGATTGCGGACATTGTCAAGAGCAGTACCGAAAGAACGACGGCGCTCTCCCTGACAAGCCTTATGCAATAA
- a CDS encoding metallophosphoesterase yields the protein MLYGICSDIHSNATAFEAVLQSMRENGVERRVCLGDIVGYGVDTDECVNLVKENMDVCLIGNHDSVAVRYESSAGFNPYAKQAIEWTQKNLSKESVSFIRSLPYIQEENDICFVHASPLSPADWVYVTDLEDALNAFDHFSERYCFVGHTHSPVIIASRPLAIPKILDEYEYVIANTERLLVNVGSVGQPRDRDPRACWCLLDTETKCVRLIRVEYDIRETQNRMKKQGMPSFLIDRLSVGR from the coding sequence ATGCTTTACGGTATTTGTTCAGATATCCATTCCAATGCCACTGCTTTTGAGGCTGTGCTCCAGTCCATGCGCGAAAATGGCGTGGAACGGAGAGTATGCCTTGGTGATATTGTGGGATATGGCGTTGATACCGATGAGTGCGTCAATTTGGTTAAAGAGAACATGGATGTGTGCCTGATCGGGAACCATGATAGCGTGGCAGTCCGGTACGAATCCAGCGCCGGGTTCAACCCGTACGCGAAGCAGGCGATTGAATGGACCCAGAAGAATCTCTCCAAGGAGTCCGTGTCGTTTATCCGCTCGCTCCCGTACATCCAGGAAGAAAACGATATCTGCTTTGTGCATGCGTCGCCCTTGTCTCCGGCAGATTGGGTCTATGTGACCGATCTCGAGGATGCGCTGAACGCTTTCGACCATTTCTCGGAGCGTTACTGCTTTGTGGGACATACGCATAGCCCGGTCATCATTGCTAGCCGCCCTTTGGCGATCCCGAAGATTCTGGACGAGTACGAGTACGTGATTGCGAATACCGAACGCTTGCTGGTGAACGTCGGCAGTGTGGGGCAGCCCCGCGATCGCGACCCGAGAGCCTGCTGGTGCCTGCTCGATACCGAGACCAAGTGCGTGCGGCTCATCCGAGTGGAATACGACATCCGCGAGACGCAGAACCGCATGAAAAAGCAGGGGATGCCCTCGTTCCTGATTGACCGACTATCGGTGGGGCGTTAG
- a CDS encoding hydroxymethylpyrimidine/phosphomethylpyrimidine kinase, whose amino-acid sequence MSEKMNFALTIAGFDGSAGAGILADVKTMAHFGVYCESVCTALTQQNEDEFVAPGWVIWERIEAQLETLFAKRQFKFVKIGLVEKAKVLQRIVEFVREKSPDAYIIWDPIASASAGFHFMRSAERDEFMPVMKKIDLVTPNLDEFGFLGFEQAASRGKFEFGKDFALLLKGGHSKDDEAVDTLWDRDRKQYKFTSPRIPGNGKHGTGCHLSSAILANLAIGHTLPESCQIAKDYLTELLQSGDGRLAKDI is encoded by the coding sequence ATGTCTGAAAAAATGAATTTTGCATTGACTATCGCAGGCTTCGATGGCTCTGCGGGCGCTGGAATTTTAGCGGATGTTAAGACGATGGCGCATTTTGGCGTGTACTGTGAATCTGTATGTACTGCACTCACACAACAGAACGAAGATGAATTTGTGGCGCCTGGCTGGGTAATTTGGGAACGCATCGAAGCGCAACTTGAAACGTTGTTTGCCAAGCGCCAGTTCAAGTTCGTGAAAATCGGACTTGTCGAAAAGGCTAAAGTTTTACAGCGAATTGTTGAATTTGTCCGTGAAAAATCTCCGGATGCTTACATTATTTGGGATCCGATTGCAAGCGCTTCGGCGGGCTTCCACTTTATGCGCTCGGCAGAACGCGATGAATTTATGCCGGTGATGAAGAAGATTGATTTGGTCACGCCGAATCTGGACGAGTTCGGATTCTTGGGATTTGAACAGGCCGCTTCTCGCGGAAAGTTTGAATTCGGGAAAGATTTCGCCTTGCTTTTGAAGGGCGGCCATTCAAAAGATGACGAAGCCGTTGATACATTGTGGGATAGGGATCGTAAACAGTACAAGTTCACAAGTCCGCGAATCCCGGGGAATGGCAAACATGGTACTGGCTGCCATCTGTCATCGGCAATTTTGGCGAATCTCGCGATTGGCCATACGCTGCCGGAATCTTGCCAAATTGCGAAAGATTACCTCACCGAGCTATTGCAAAGTGGGGACGGGCGATTGGCGAAAGATATTTAA
- a CDS encoding MgtC/SapB family protein: MMIEFNIFYKLAAALGIGFIIGMQRENSYSRNNSRHPAGLCSFSIVSLCGALSCYLGDLMESIVPFVVGLVIVGLLLVASHIAYGLSNQNNGGPAGVTTSAALIMIYFLGALCWYNRLLEACILMIVLLWLLAVKRQLHDFAKKISTEDIIATVKFAVISLMILPFLPNRSFGPPGLEVLNPHTIWLFVVFICGIGFVGYVLIKLVGPGKGIWLTGLLGGLASSTALTLNLAGRSVDNEQYAADFTLGIVLSWSVMYARLYLICIFLMPSLALPLLAPLLVPVVPGLGYAGYLKLRESKDHRQKTTDFNNPFKLLPAIKFGLVFTVVMFIANAAHAYFGSGALMICSFLGGAAEMDAVAFSLIDMCRKATLEHHNLILALLFASLANTLTKGCMVYFLGSKSMRGPILPAVGLICGVSVVMIGIYSVV, from the coding sequence ATGATGATTGAGTTCAATATCTTTTATAAGCTTGCGGCGGCGCTGGGTATCGGTTTTATTATCGGTATGCAGCGTGAAAACTCGTATTCCCGCAATAATTCAAGGCACCCCGCTGGGCTGTGCTCGTTTTCGATTGTAAGCCTTTGTGGCGCCTTGTCCTGCTACCTGGGCGACTTGATGGAATCGATCGTTCCCTTTGTCGTCGGGCTTGTGATTGTCGGGCTTTTGCTAGTGGCAAGTCATATTGCGTACGGTCTTTCGAATCAGAATAATGGCGGGCCTGCGGGCGTCACGACGAGTGCGGCACTTATCATGATTTATTTCTTGGGGGCGCTTTGCTGGTACAACCGGCTCTTGGAAGCGTGTATTCTCATGATTGTGCTTTTGTGGCTGTTGGCGGTCAAGCGTCAGCTTCACGATTTTGCGAAAAAGATTTCGACTGAGGACATTATCGCGACTGTCAAGTTTGCGGTGATTTCTCTCATGATTTTGCCGTTCTTGCCGAACCGCTCATTTGGTCCGCCGGGGCTCGAGGTTTTGAACCCGCATACGATTTGGCTCTTTGTCGTGTTCATTTGCGGCATTGGCTTTGTGGGCTATGTGCTCATCAAGCTTGTTGGGCCGGGCAAGGGCATTTGGCTCACGGGACTTTTGGGCGGGCTTGCGAGCAGTACCGCACTCACGCTGAATTTGGCGGGCCGTAGCGTCGATAACGAACAGTATGCGGCGGACTTCACGCTAGGCATTGTGCTCAGCTGGTCGGTGATGTATGCGCGACTCTACCTCATTTGCATATTCCTGATGCCGTCGCTTGCGCTTCCGCTTTTGGCTCCTCTCCTTGTGCCTGTGGTGCCGGGGCTTGGCTATGCGGGGTACTTGAAGCTTCGTGAATCCAAGGATCATCGTCAGAAAACAACTGATTTTAACAACCCGTTCAAGTTGTTGCCGGCAATTAAGTTTGGCTTGGTCTTTACGGTGGTCATGTTCATCGCGAATGCGGCTCATGCGTACTTTGGCTCGGGCGCGTTGATGATTTGTAGCTTCTTGGGCGGTGCTGCTGAAATGGATGCGGTGGCGTTCTCGCTCATCGACATGTGCCGAAAGGCGACTCTTGAACACCACAACCTGATTTTGGCGCTCCTTTTTGCGAGCCTTGCCAATACGCTTACCAAGGGCTGCATGGTGTATTTTCTTGGGTCTAAGTCCATGCGAGGCCCGATTCTCCCGGCGGTGGGGCTTATCTGCGGCGTGTCCGTAGTGATGATTGGAATTTATTCGGTGGTATAA
- a CDS encoding dihydrofolate reductase — protein sequence MLISAIVAVSENNVIGRDGHLPWHLSADLKRFKAITTGHAIILGRKNYDDIGRPLPNRTNYVLTRNKDFQAPGCIVCSSLGEAIEAARAAGETECFVIGGAAVYREAMPLVEKLYLTRVLSHVEGDVFFPEWNDKFQKESEESFPADEKNDFPTTFEIWVRKK from the coding sequence ATGTTAATTTCTGCAATTGTAGCGGTTTCTGAAAACAATGTCATCGGGCGTGACGGTCACTTGCCGTGGCACCTTTCTGCTGACCTCAAGCGATTCAAGGCGATTACTACGGGGCATGCCATCATCCTCGGTCGCAAGAACTACGACGATATCGGCCGCCCGCTTCCGAACCGCACGAACTACGTGCTCACCCGTAACAAGGATTTCCAGGCTCCGGGCTGCATCGTCTGCTCGTCGCTCGGTGAGGCTATCGAGGCTGCCCGCGCCGCAGGCGAGACGGAATGCTTCGTCATTGGTGGTGCTGCCGTGTACCGCGAAGCGATGCCGCTGGTTGAAAAGCTCTATTTGACGAGAGTTTTGTCGCATGTGGAAGGCGATGTCTTCTTCCCGGAGTGGAACGATAAGTTCCAGAAAGAAAGCGAAGAATCTTTCCCGGCAGACGAAAAAAACGATTTCCCGACAACCTTTGAAATTTGGGTACGAAAAAAATAA
- a CDS encoding peptidylprolyl isomerase, whose amino-acid sequence MVVIQDKMKVSIAYTLREGKRILEEVPASQPFVYIHGYNNIIPGLEDALTGRRLGEKFTVSIPANLGYGEYRKDLILTVPKEELRDVGELWLGMELEMYQDNDMREFQLPDSAEEFVNDLNLDGDDDQCDGIYTIKEILEDTVIVDGNHPFAGKDLIFNVEVVDIVEASFTEQESGFPDEDEFNDGYDNYDSYDNRMGDDNFDSNERRWR is encoded by the coding sequence ATGGTAGTCATTCAAGACAAGATGAAGGTGAGCATAGCCTACACCCTCAGAGAAGGCAAGCGAATTCTTGAAGAAGTTCCCGCCTCCCAACCGTTCGTGTACATCCACGGATACAACAATATCATTCCCGGACTCGAAGACGCATTGACGGGGCGTCGTCTGGGCGAAAAATTTACGGTGAGCATTCCGGCAAATCTCGGTTACGGCGAATACCGCAAGGACCTTATCCTCACGGTCCCGAAAGAAGAACTCCGCGACGTCGGAGAGCTCTGGCTCGGCATGGAACTTGAAATGTACCAGGATAACGACATGCGCGAATTCCAGTTACCGGACTCCGCCGAGGAATTTGTAAACGACTTGAACCTGGATGGCGATGACGACCAGTGCGACGGCATTTACACCATCAAGGAAATTCTCGAAGACACCGTGATTGTGGACGGGAACCACCCGTTTGCAGGCAAGGATTTGATTTTTAACGTCGAAGTTGTAGACATCGTCGAAGCAAGTTTCACCGAACAGGAGTCCGGCTTCCCGGATGAAGACGAATTTAACGACGGATACGATAACTACGACAGTTACGACAATCGCATGGGCGACGACAATTTTGATTCAAACGAAAGGAGATGGCGCTAA
- the rpiA gene encoding ribose-5-phosphate isomerase RpiA, protein MASMDELKKAAGVRAADMIKDGMIVGLGTGSTAAHMVNRLAERIKTEGIHVTGVSTSWSTTLQCRSLGIPLKEMGEVSHLDMVIDGADEIDPNRNLIKGRGAAHLLEKIVASMTDNYVIIADSGKAVQQLGTKFAVPLEIIPGAIAVVTERVKKLGGEVKVRMGAPGKDGPVISDSGNLIADAKFAPIADPNKLARDLEHIVGIVGHGLFINMATKVILADEAKGLIEF, encoded by the coding sequence ATGGCATCGATGGACGAACTCAAGAAGGCTGCAGGCGTTCGCGCCGCAGACATGATCAAGGACGGAATGATTGTCGGTCTCGGCACAGGCAGCACGGCAGCTCACATGGTGAACCGCCTTGCCGAACGCATCAAGACCGAAGGCATCCACGTGACGGGCGTTTCGACCAGCTGGAGCACCACACTCCAATGCCGTAGCCTCGGCATCCCGCTCAAGGAAATGGGCGAAGTGAGCCACCTCGACATGGTGATTGACGGCGCCGACGAAATCGACCCGAACCGCAACCTAATCAAGGGACGCGGAGCCGCACACCTCCTCGAAAAGATTGTAGCCTCCATGACGGACAACTACGTGATTATCGCTGACTCCGGCAAGGCCGTGCAGCAGCTCGGCACCAAGTTCGCCGTCCCTCTTGAAATCATCCCGGGCGCTATCGCCGTCGTCACAGAACGCGTGAAAAAGCTCGGTGGCGAAGTCAAAGTTCGCATGGGCGCTCCCGGCAAGGACGGTCCGGTGATTAGCGACAGCGGTAACCTCATCGCCGATGCGAAGTTCGCTCCCATTGCAGACCCGAACAAGCTCGCCCGTGATCTGGAACACATCGTGGGTATCGTCGGACACGGCCTGTTCATCAACATGGCAACGAAAGTCATCCTCGCTGACGAAGCCAAGGGCTTGATCGAATTCTAG
- a CDS encoding SPFH domain-containing protein has product METESKLQPKVQPKIQLPKKNYTKAIIVAVIVVIALILLKCNIGYNSATQLLVKQSPFGTLSCIDHAGFYFKGFASIYSYDRTKDFYFNSSTDKVKGEGWEGGDDDEDDISVTLSRNANAEISGYLKYQLPTDCEDLVKIHREQRSDKKLKHDLVRNSVLSAVRKTAPLFTAEEAKVTKIAEFRRIAEDQLTEGEYLTTIEVLTEKAGEDDYDSEGKIIKKAETQEYKVTKLKLDKNGNRILTKPSALRLYGIRVVQFEIQNVRLDQKAQQQLDIVKDREMKRVSNATAAETAKQAAITAEAEGKARIAQAKADQEVEKIKAVTQAEKERDVAVLQAQKEQEVARLEALRALEVAKKIKAEKEAEAAANRALVSAGLTPQERAEWDYKTKVGVAEALAKSAHPLVPEIMMTGDSKGGASTAMDAVGLNMLMGLTEKLSK; this is encoded by the coding sequence ATGGAAACAGAATCCAAATTACAGCCCAAAGTGCAACCCAAAATACAGCTTCCCAAAAAGAATTACACAAAAGCAATCATTGTCGCGGTCATCGTTGTTATCGCTCTTATTTTGCTCAAGTGCAATATCGGTTACAATAGTGCAACGCAGCTTCTTGTGAAGCAGTCTCCGTTTGGTACCCTCTCCTGCATCGACCACGCCGGTTTTTACTTCAAGGGATTTGCAAGCATCTACTCTTACGACAGAACCAAGGACTTCTACTTCAACTCCTCTACCGATAAGGTAAAGGGCGAAGGCTGGGAAGGCGGCGACGACGACGAGGACGATATTTCCGTGACCTTGTCCCGAAATGCAAACGCCGAAATCAGCGGCTACCTCAAATACCAGCTCCCCACGGACTGCGAAGACCTCGTGAAAATCCATCGCGAACAACGTTCCGACAAGAAGCTCAAGCATGACCTTGTCAGAAACTCCGTGCTCTCTGCCGTTAGAAAGACCGCACCGCTTTTCACTGCTGAAGAAGCCAAGGTGACAAAGATTGCCGAATTCAGAAGAATCGCCGAAGACCAGCTCACCGAAGGCGAATACCTCACCACAATCGAAGTGCTCACCGAAAAGGCCGGCGAAGACGATTACGATTCCGAAGGCAAAATCATCAAGAAAGCCGAAACGCAAGAATACAAGGTCACAAAGCTGAAACTCGATAAGAACGGCAACCGCATCTTGACAAAGCCCTCGGCACTCCGTCTTTACGGCATCAGAGTGGTGCAATTCGAAATCCAGAACGTCCGCCTCGACCAGAAAGCACAACAGCAGCTCGACATCGTGAAGGACCGCGAAATGAAGCGCGTCTCTAACGCAACGGCCGCAGAAACGGCAAAGCAGGCTGCCATCACCGCCGAAGCCGAAGGTAAGGCTCGCATCGCCCAGGCCAAGGCCGACCAGGAAGTGGAAAAGATCAAGGCTGTGACGCAGGCCGAAAAGGAACGCGACGTGGCCGTTCTCCAAGCTCAGAAGGAACAGGAAGTCGCCCGTCTCGAAGCTCTAAGAGCTCTCGAAGTCGCTAAGAAAATCAAGGCCGAAAAAGAAGCTGAAGCAGCCGCAAACAGGGCCCTCGTCAGCGCCGGTTTGACTCCGCAAGAACGCGCCGAATGGGATTACAAGACCAAGGTCGGTGTTGCTGAGGCTCTCGCCAAGTCCGCACATCCGCTCGTCCCGGAAATCATGATGACCGGTGACTCCAAGGGCGGCGCAAGCACTGCCATGGACGCAGTCGGCTTGAACATGCTTATGGGACTTACTGAGAAACTGTCAAAATAA